GAACACTGAGGCACACTCTGCTTCCATATTGCAGCTGAGCCAGGAAATGGTACAGATGCAGGAGGGGTCTTGGGTTTATGAAGCCTTGGGTCCCCTGCCCACACCctggctctctgcttccttcatccATGCTATACATACTTCTTACATGTCTGTAATAGGCCCGCAACTGTAGAGGATAATGGGTAGGAAGACAGGAACGCCGTCTTCTCCTTCATAGAGCCATGGCAGGGGTGGATATGGCTGTCCTTCTAGCCTGCTTTAGCCTCCCACGAGCAGCTCCTTCAGGGACCCAAGGCCTAGGAAGCTCCGCCCTAGTTCGACAAGTCTACAATCAGGGTATCCAAATAGCCTCCTGCTCAGGTCCTCAGATCCCACAGGAGGATCTATCCCATGTCAAGTCCAGGCCACAGGAGGATACGGCACTGCGTGGCCTTCCACTGCTCACAAGTATGCAGTCCAGGGTGGCATGCTTAGAAGCCCAAGGATTTGATTCTCAAGTGGGAGTTCTCAGCACCAAGATTGGCTGTctgccccctcccacacacagtgGCAATGAGAGGGGATCATCCAGCCCACCACTAGGGATTATGTGTCCCCATTCTGGCCCCAGGAGTCAAAATAAACATTCATAGACTTCTCTCACTGAGGTCTTGAAACACTGCATATTCACCATATAGCCTATACACCACAAGGATGCCAGAAGACTCAGCCTAGGGGGAGGGTGGCCACTGGATATTACTCTGTCCTATAAGGTCCTGGGTTACCTCCACTAGACTGTCCCATGGGGAAACTGAGCCATATTGCTGTTTCCCCTACTCTTCCGCCCCACTGCCTGGTGGACATTTACCTCCTGACCTCAGGCCCCACAGGGAGCTGTAAGGAGTTCACACAGGGTCAATCCACCACGTTGGTCCAGGAGCAGCTGAGCCAAGGAAGAGAGCAAAGTCCATAATCTAATGAAGTTTCCCGTCTCTGGCCACAGTGATCGCACGCTAAGAGCCACTCTCTCTTAATTAAGCTCAGCTCCGAATGCTTTTAACCACGCAACGTTCAAAGAAACATGTATCTTTCCAAATTAGCTTTGTATTTAAGAGTGATAAGAGAGTGAGGGTGGTATTAATTAACTTACAGTCAGCTGTAGAACAAATTTGCCAGGTTCTTATTTGCTTCAAAGGGAGCCAACATTTATTAAAGCTAGACCAAGCCTCTAACACTTCCTGGGCACGTCACAGCCATCACCCCAGCCACTGCACAGCGTTCAAGAAGCTGAGATGAGAAACGGAGTCTCAAGGGAAGTTCCTCTCTAAATTCCAGCTAGAGAGCTGAGCTTCCCACCCAAATGTGTCTCACTACAAAGGCCATCCTATATTTTAGAACAATGTCAAAATTAACTACATTAACTACACACTTGTTAAAGCAATACAAGGAATATGCCCAAAACAAGAACTTTGATTGAAAAAGCAGGAATACATACTATTTTAAATaatggattttttaatttttgttcatttttattttatggctgtgtttgcctgcatttatgttaAGTGTGCCATATGAGTGCAGTGCTCAcaaatgccagaagagagcaccagaccCCCAAAACTGAAgacacagatggttgtgagctgttatatgaatgctgggaactgaacccaggtcctctgcaagagcacccaGTGTTCTTAGCCTCTGCAACATCTTTCCATCCCCAAAGAACTTAAGAGTAGAAACTGGCTCCATCTGTAAAACTCAAATCCCAAGCCATTCAACAGGGTCTGTTTAAGAATGCCTATCAGGTCCTTAGCCCATAGCAGATGATACATTTGTTTAGCGTACCCACTGGACAGACAGCACTCCACCTTGAAGCTGACTTCAGCCCTGGTCATCTGAGTGTGCACAGAGACACATAAGAAGCCCTCCGGAGGCCAGAGAGTAAGCACAGGAACCGAGGCATCCTGAATACAGGGTaccagagacagaaaataaaatgcaggtAACTAGTTCAACTTGGGGAAGACGGTGCTTAGGGGGAACAAGActgcaaatgcagtcacactatcCACAGAAAGATGAGAGAGGAGGTGGTAACCACGCATTGTGATGATTTTCTGGTTTGTAGCCCTTCCAAATGCCCGTGAGTCCAATACCAAGCAAGCTACCACTGTCGTGGGCCAAACGCTTCCACATAGCCACAAAGCCACAAGCTGAGGCAACACCATGCTGGAAGCAAGtcttaaaagagaaacacagcacAAATATgacaaaggaagaagagacagtGTACAGGGTGACAAGGAGAGTCCACAGGTGACTGAGACAACCCTCAGTCTGGAAGGTTCTGGAGCCTGGCACATTACACATATCATGCCAAAGTACAGTGTCTTTGACACCCCACAAGAGACAAATGGCACCTTGAGCTCTCTGAGCAGACCAGCAACAGCAGTATCCATGACTAATGAAAGAAATATGCACTTAATTTACATGGCACCATTCACTGAAGATTTAAACATTCTTTGAAAATAAGATGAGCAGCCATGCTTCATGCATGGTTCCAGAAATAGCTCAGTTTCCACCACTGCTGTCCCGAGAAAGGTGAGAAGAGTCCTGTGAGGGAGAATGGCTCACGCTGACACTCTTGTCCTCATGCCTATCACTCACCCCGTGTCTTTGCATACAGCTCCCCGGGCCAAGCTTTGTAACCCATATTCCCCTAGGACACACCTCTCTAGCTCTGGCTGGTGACCCGAAGCAGGGCACTGGCTGGCCAGGCACCTGTGTCCTTGGCAGTAGAGGCTGGGCTCCCAGTAAACAGTGCCTATCTCCTTCACTTGGATTCCAGAGGAATCTGTTTCTAATCTTAGACTAGGCCAGGCCTTGCCTATCTACAACATCCTCATCCAGTCAATGAATGTGTTGTCACTTCCACCCAAGATGGTCTTCATCTTGCAAAAGGGCCAAAGTAGTTATTCATAAAACCAGACACTTACTTTCTCTTGAGGAGAAACCTGGGAGACACCTGAGATAATCTAGATTCTGGGCAGGGCTGTCCTAGCTTTAGGGTGTCACCAACCACTGCATTTCCTGCAGCCTCCTATACAATCTGCGGTGCTTTCTGCCCCACTCCAGGGAGCTGAAGCTGTCCTTGTCTCTCCTCCCTAGACACCATGGTTACCTGCGGTACCAAGAACCCATGGCAGGTGGAATGATGTGGCTGTGTGATTTTGCAAAATGTTATGTCCATTCCAGGGAGAACAAATGCTCTGGATAGTCAAGAGTACTTGAACAGCGCCATACACTACGGTGGACATATGCAGCAATCCGTAGTCAAAATGTGTACGCTGGGGCCTGGTTTGTTTTCTGATGAGTTTCTTGTCTAGCAGCTTTCCTCGTGTGCTCCAAACAAGAAACTGTGAGCTGTACTTTGCAAGACTGTCCATCAGACCTTCCTGACAGTTGCCCACGACTTAAGAGTTCAGGCCACCAGTCCTGGACGTTCTCGCCCCGCGGCCTCTCCGCCACTCCTTTACCCGGGCGCCTCGGTGCGCTCGGCCAATGTCCTCTGCGAGCGCCCGCCCGAGCGCCCCGGAGCCGGCGGGCGGCGGCCCTCTCCAGGGACCCTCCAGCGGGCCCAGGGGACAAAAGTGGCTCTCAATCTAGCACATGTGCATTGGAGCAATTTAAGGATTTAATATGAAGTACAGAAGCAGATAGTGCCAAATAGCAAGCCCGTTGTTTCACATTCGGTGGTTGGGGCAGCATTTCCTTCTCCCACTGCTGTTGAGATGGCAGAAATCAGCCGAATTCAGTATGGAATGGAATACACCGAAGGTATTAGTCAGCGAATGAGGGTCCCGGAAAAATTAAAAGTAGCACCTCCAAGTGCTGACCTGGACCAAGGGTTCCAAGAAGGAGTTCCAAATGCCAGTGTGATAATGCAAGTCCCAAAGAGGATCGTTGTCacagaaaataatgaagacattTCATTTTCAAGACCAGCAGATCTTGACCTTATCCAGTCCACTCCCTTTAAACCTCTGGCACTGAAAACACCACCACGGGTGCTCACCCTGAGTGAGAGACCACTAGGTTTTCTGGATTCAGAAAGACCACCTCCAACTCCTCAAAACGAAGAAATCCGAGCAGTTGGCAGGCTAAAAAGAGAGCATTCCATGAGTGAAAATGCTGTTCGCCAGAATGGACAGTTGGTCAGGAATGATTCCATGTATGGCATTTCAAACATAGATGCAGCCATTGAAGGAGCATCAGACGACATGACTGTGGTGGATGCAGCTTCGCTAAGACATCAGATTATCAAATTAAATAGACGTCTGCAACTTCTAGAAGAGGAGAATAAAGAACGTGCTAAAAGAGAAATGGTCATGTATTCAACTACTGTAGCATTCTGGCTGCTTGATAGTTGGCTCTGGTTTCCATGCTAGAGGTAACCTCAGCATTCACATATATTGTCTCAACACCTGGAAATATAAAGGATTTGCAAACCccattgtttctgtctttgcattGTATGCCGTTTTATAGTCCAAGCCCTGAAAATGTATTTCTTCCAGAAAACAGGGACCTGCTCTGTTACTGATCTGCATTCAGCCAGTTTTGCAGTGGCACCTACACTCTCGCCTTTTGCATGTTTTGTAAATAGGCtgtaggtttgtttgtttgtttttaaagaaaatcattttgggGGCCTCATCAGTCTGTACAGCTAATTCTCTAAAGAGAAATGAGAGTCATAAAGAATGAGTTTAGAAAACTATCTgtgaaagaaaacagtatttctcagatgattaacccatttctttgACAGATGCTTTTTGTACCTGCATCACAATTATCAACGCTTTTAAAGTCATAGTCTGGTGCATCACTTAAGAAAAACCAAGCCACCTAACTCTTCTTGATCCCTGTACAGAGGACGTGTAAAAACTTCTAATGATTCAGCAGGTTATCTGTGTGCAATATGTTGTTCCGATTTTCTTCTTAAGTTTtctataaaatatgtttttaccaAGTCCATGtttgaatgatttaaaaaaaaaaactaaaaaaaaatgaggtataAATGTACTGTACTTAATAAactgtcaaacaaaacaaaacaaacaaaaaaaaaagagttcaggcCCGCTCTTGGTCTGGAGACATGACCAGATTAGAGCCTTAAGCGATGCCACGGGGTAAAGCCCCAGAGAACAGCACTGCCCATGCACTTAATGCcatgatgtttcttttatttttataaattttatttaaatcagaaacaatctaattttacatatcaatcccagttccctctccctcccgtcctccccttccccccaccgaccaccccccatccactccccagggaggaccaggccttccatgagggaccGCGATGTTTCTAAACCCCCACCTATTCCCTTAAGAAGGTGACACTGACTGGGATTGGGGAGTGCTGATGACCACGGCCCCAGTTTGATGATGATGCAAGTGTCCATCTAGTGCCTTTCCTGGCAACTCCAAAGGAGCACAAGGGGGGTGCCACCTCTTCAGTTGATGGAACTTGCCAGAGAGAGCTAGAGATGCAGTAACTACGACTGACCTAGCAGTCACATCTGAGGCCTGCACGGTGTGCTCCCACCAAACACACAATGCCGCTGGCCACTCAGACGGGCACACtgggcaggtgggtctttgtgtcCTCAACGATGGCAGGTAAACTACAGTGGTCATCCACAGCAAGACCATGGCTTTCATAGACCTGTGCTGCCCTCAGCCTAGTCAGAGACACTTCTTCATGCAGAGGGCATCAGCTAACTCAGAGCCTTGTAGCTGGTCAAAGCGCTTAGAATAAGCATTGAGTTCTTAGCCCTGAACAGGGCATTTGTAACACCTCTTACCCGACTCAGGAAAGTCTGTAAAAGCGGGACGATGTGGAGGCGGCATGCTGCGCAAACTGTCCTCCAGACATGCTGTGCTGCTGCAGTCATGGCACCGCAGCAGTGGCTCCCTCCACAAGACTGAAAGTCGGGAGCAGACTTGtcaggaagaggaaagggttcTGTGGAGGACGGGGGAGGGGAGTGAGAATGCTCACAGTGCACTGTGTTTGTGCGTGGAACTGGTagcaaaaaattaattaaaagtttaaaagacaaGAGCTTTCGAGTAAAACATGGAGTTTTGGAAAACGTGTGCCTGCCACTGTTAGCTTCCCAAAGTTCAGTTCTTTACGAGGAAGTTGGCAGTGACTCTAACTATGACCCACAGTTGATAAAGGAATGCATCACCAGCTGGAAACTCAGGAAACCACTTTTTCCAAATGAAGAAGCAACTGTGTCACAGCCACACATGGATGAAGACCCCTTCGGTACATGAGCCAGGCCAGGAGGTGTTCATCAATATGGACAGGCAAAATGATTCCATGAGGCTTCTGAGTCCACAGGCAGCTGCCCCGAGGAAGCTTCCCTTGGCGCTGCTTGGTGATAGCAAAGAAgacttcacagagatccagccAATGCTGTGCAGCTACACACTGTGCTTCCTGGTTGCAACCAAAGAAATAGGTGCACAGTCTACACAGAACCAGTGGGCAGTAGGCTGGGTGAGAGAGACTTGCCACTGTCCTTGCTAGTGTTTGCTGTGTTTCGTGACAGCACTAATGATTCAATCAGCTCATGCTGTTTCCTGGTTTTCATACTAACATGACATACCCTGCCAGGTAGGCACAGCGCTTGGGGCCTTCAACAGCATTAAAGACCATAGACAACTTGACATcagggtgagagagagggagggagactcCTAGAGGGAGACCTGCTGGGGATAGCAGCTACACACAAATCAAGTTTTCCACCAACTCTGCTGGGTTTGGCCTCTGCCCCAAACACTCTGGAGTATGTAGGAGCAGTCTTGAAGCCAGGCCAGAGCTCCAAATCCCACATACTTTGGGTCCTTTGGTTCATGTGATGACCACTAAGCTCTCCACCCTCGTCTGCATTTTCTCACACACTTCTGTCAACTTTCTTCTATACAGGAAGACAGGACTCTCTCCAGACCCTCCCGTGTTGGTCCCTAGCATGATTACTCACAGTGCAGTGAGCAATCTCTATACTGGTCACAAAACATGGCCCAGCCACAGTCTAATTGAGACCACAGAATTTGGTACTTATTGAATACCTAGTGAGTGTCCTTCCTTACCCAGTCAGAGGTCCGAGATATGACCTTGGAGGGTTTCTTTTTCCAATTTAG
This DNA window, taken from Cricetulus griseus strain 17A/GY chromosome 2, alternate assembly CriGri-PICRH-1.0, whole genome shotgun sequence, encodes the following:
- the LOC100764551 gene encoding mitochondrial fission factor-like, whose protein sequence is MAEISRIQYGMEYTEGISQRMRVPEKLKVAPPSADLDQGFQEGVPNASVIMQVPKRIVVTENNEDISFSRPADLDLIQSTPFKPLALKTPPRVLTLSERPLGFLDSERPPPTPQNEEIRAVGRLKREHSMSENAVRQNGQLVRNDSMYGISNIDAAIEGASDDMTVVDAASLRHQIIKLNRRLQLLEEENKERAKREMVMYSTTVAFWLLDSWLWFPC